A genomic region of Peptoniphilus sp. ING2-D1G contains the following coding sequences:
- a CDS encoding riboflavin biosynthesis protein RibF (This family represents the C-terminal region of the bifunctional riboflavin biosynthesis protein known as RibC in Bacillus subtilis. The RibC protein from Bacillus subtilis has both flavokinase and flavin adenine dinucleotide synthetase (FAD-synthetase) activities. RibC plays an essential role in the flavin metabolism; High confidence in function and specificity) produces the protein MEIKSIDLNYKSKAESIIALGNFDGVHLAHKILLENLVETAKENNMRSSILIFKNHTKNTIDHKNQTVITSNRKKYQILQSIGIDIVYEIQFTENVMKMNPVDFVTNFLFNNLNVKGIVVGYDYKFGYKAIGNTELLKKLCSKHNIVLNIINPITFEGEIVSSTLIRKLIKNGNIKRANKLLGYEYTMDCEVIHGKKLGSKMGFPTANLSILSDYVIPKFGVYSSKIIINNKIYKAATNIGKNPTIENSGMRIEASILDFNEKIYGEKLELILLDYIRPELVFDDINDLFEQINKDINTVKCNY, from the coding sequence TTGGAAATAAAAAGCATTGATCTTAACTATAAATCTAAAGCAGAGTCAATTATAGCGCTTGGAAATTTCGACGGAGTTCATTTAGCCCACAAAATATTGCTTGAAAATTTAGTTGAAACGGCTAAAGAAAATAATATGCGTAGTTCTATTTTGATTTTTAAAAATCATACAAAAAATACTATTGATCATAAAAATCAAACTGTAATAACTTCAAATAGAAAAAAATATCAAATTTTGCAAAGTATCGGAATTGATATAGTCTATGAAATTCAATTTACAGAAAATGTGATGAAAATGAATCCCGTTGATTTTGTAACAAATTTCTTATTTAATAATCTAAATGTAAAGGGAATTGTTGTGGGTTATGATTATAAATTCGGTTATAAGGCCATCGGAAATACCGAACTCTTGAAAAAATTATGCAGTAAACACAATATAGTCCTAAATATAATAAATCCTATTACCTTTGAAGGAGAAATAGTTTCCTCTACACTTATTAGAAAACTGATCAAAAATGGAAATATAAAAAGAGCAAATAAACTGCTTGGTTATGAGTATACAATGGATTGTGAAGTTATACACGGAAAAAAATTGGGGTCTAAAATGGGTTTTCCAACAGCGAATTTAAGTATATTAAGTGACTATGTAATACCTAAATTCGGAGTTTATAGTTCAAAAATAATAATAAACAACAAAATTTATAAAGCTGCTACAAATATTGGAAAAAATCCTACGATAGAAAATAGTGGAATGAGAATTGAAGCAAGTATTTTAGATTTTAATGAAAAAATTTATGGCGAAAAACTCGAATTAATATTATTGGATTATATTAGACCCGAATTGGTTTTTGATGATATAAACGATTTATTCGAGCAAATAAATAAAGACATAAATACAGTAAAATGCAATTATTAA
- a CDS encoding tRNA pseudouridine synthase B (Responsible for synthesis of pseudouridine from uracil-55 in the psi GC loop of transfer RNAs; High confidence in function and specificity) — MNGILVVDKKKGITSHDVVNILRRTTGIKKIGHTGTLDPLATGVLVMCIGKGTKAVEYLSNDEKEYIANFKFGYETDTLDITGNTIKKSNHIPSAEMLKSSLNDFIGKIEQIPPMYSAIKYNGKKLYQYAREGKSVEIISRTVEITYLDIIDKTANDSYEIKLICSSGTYVRSLIRDIGYNLNTYATMENLRRTRAGNFHINRSVNIDDIKTGGYELIKSNLIPIDFALKEYDNFIVPSNYYKQISNGMAYKCKLDLNTGELLKIYCNNEFIGIGSYIDDDSFTGIKINKMLKGD, encoded by the coding sequence ATGAACGGAATATTGGTTGTTGACAAAAAAAAAGGAATCACTTCTCACGATGTTGTAAACATACTTAGAAGAACAACAGGTATTAAAAAGATAGGCCATACAGGCACTCTTGACCCCCTGGCCACCGGTGTGTTGGTTATGTGCATAGGTAAGGGGACTAAAGCCGTAGAATATCTTAGCAATGATGAAAAGGAATATATTGCAAATTTTAAATTCGGATATGAAACTGACACTTTAGATATTACAGGAAATACAATAAAAAAATCAAATCATATTCCCTCTGCTGAAATGCTTAAATCATCCCTAAATGATTTCATAGGAAAAATCGAACAAATCCCGCCTATGTATTCTGCAATTAAATACAACGGCAAAAAATTGTATCAATATGCAAGAGAAGGTAAGTCTGTGGAGATAATATCAAGAACAGTTGAAATTACCTATCTTGATATTATAGATAAAACAGCTAATGATTCCTATGAAATAAAGTTGATTTGCTCCTCAGGCACTTATGTCAGAAGTTTAATTAGAGACATAGGCTATAATTTAAATACCTATGCAACGATGGAGAATTTGCGAAGAACAAGAGCTGGTAATTTTCATATAAACCGGTCAGTAAATATTGATGATATAAAAACCGGCGGATATGAATTAATAAAATCCAACTTAATTCCCATTGACTTTGCATTAAAAGAATATGATAATTTTATTGTTCCTTCAAATTACTATAAACAGATTAGCAACGGGATGGCATATAAATGTAAACTTGATTTAAACACTGGTGAGCTGTTGAAAATTTATTGTAATAATGAATTTATAGGTATAGGTTCATATATAGATGATGATAGTTTCACAGGAATAAAAATTAATAAGATGTTAAAAGGTGATTAA
- a CDS encoding Exopolyphosphatase-related proteins (Exopolyphosphatase-related proteins [General function prediction only]; High confidence in function and specificity): MQIEKIKKAFSESKSVCIASHMNPDGDNLGSICAMYNYLISENKNAFLIIDDLVPKNYLFLPNIAHSVKSENIAFVPDLFIVLDCADIGRLGENCRSLFLKSKYKINIDHHKTNTNFGDFNLIDSSSPATGEVLFNLFKDLGFELDKDIATCLYTAISSDTGSFKYDSIRPDTFITAAHLLEYGIDKNEIAVNLYQKRSLEKTKLLIKALSTMELFENNKIAIVYADDEMIKSCGAVKSDTEGIVEFIRDIDGVEVAVFMKIKESSIKLSIRTKSHVDATKIATVYGGGGHTRAAGADMDLPFKERKKEVIKLAMDELK, encoded by the coding sequence ATGCAAATAGAGAAGATTAAGAAAGCTTTTTCTGAATCAAAAAGCGTTTGTATAGCATCACACATGAATCCAGATGGAGATAATCTGGGTTCTATTTGCGCAATGTATAATTATCTAATTAGTGAAAATAAAAATGCCTTCCTGATTATCGACGACTTGGTTCCAAAAAACTATCTTTTTTTACCTAATATAGCTCATTCTGTAAAAAGTGAAAATATCGCCTTTGTCCCTGATTTATTTATAGTGTTGGACTGTGCGGACATAGGCAGGTTAGGCGAAAATTGTAGAAGTTTATTTTTAAAATCAAAATATAAAATTAATATTGATCACCACAAGACCAATACTAATTTTGGAGATTTTAACTTAATAGACAGTTCATCGCCTGCAACAGGAGAAGTATTATTTAATCTGTTTAAAGACTTAGGCTTTGAATTGGACAAAGATATTGCTACCTGTTTGTATACGGCAATATCAAGCGATACAGGCAGTTTTAAATACGATTCCATAAGACCGGATACATTTATAACTGCAGCGCATTTGCTTGAATATGGAATAGATAAAAATGAAATTGCAGTAAATCTGTATCAAAAAAGATCTCTTGAAAAAACCAAATTGCTTATTAAAGCTTTAAGTACCATGGAACTATTTGAAAATAATAAAATAGCTATAGTTTATGCTGATGATGAAATGATAAAGAGCTGTGGTGCCGTTAAAAGTGATACAGAGGGAATAGTTGAATTTATTAGAGATATAGATGGAGTAGAAGTTGCCGTTTTTATGAAGATAAAAGAATCTTCAATAAAACTTAGCATTAGGACTAAATCACATGTTGATGCCACTAAAATAGCAACCGTTTATGGAGGAGGCGGTCACACAAGAGCGGCAGGTGCCGATATGGATCTTCCCTTCAAAGAAAGAAAAAAAGAAGTTATAAAACTTGCAATGGATGAGTTGAAATGA
- a CDS encoding Ribosome-binding factor A (Associates with free 30S ribosomal subunits (but not with 30S subunits that are part of 70S ribosomes or polysomes). Essential for efficient processing of 16S rRNA. May interact with the 5'-terminal helix region of 16S rRNA; Family membership) yields MNKKRVAQISEEVRRAVSDIIRFKLKDPRIPEIISISKAEVTNDLSFAKIYYSILDNDTKKDDTQQALENAKGFIKRELSHAIKLRIMPELIFIYDDSLDINLKINKLIKEVKNANRED; encoded by the coding sequence TTGAATAAAAAAAGAGTAGCTCAAATATCTGAAGAAGTTAGAAGAGCTGTATCGGATATTATCAGATTTAAATTAAAAGATCCCAGAATACCTGAAATAATAAGTATATCTAAAGCAGAAGTCACAAATGATTTGTCCTTTGCAAAGATTTATTATTCCATATTAGATAATGATACAAAAAAAGATGATACTCAACAGGCACTTGAAAATGCAAAAGGATTTATCAAAAGAGAATTGTCGCATGCGATAAAATTGAGAATTATGCCGGAGTTAATATTTATTTATGACGATAGTTTGGATATTAATTTAAAAATAAATAAGCTGATTAAAGAGGTAAAAAATGCAAATAGAGAAGATTAA
- the infB gene encoding Translation initiation factor IF-2 (One of the essential components for the initiation of protein synthesis. Protects formylmethionyl-tRNA from spontaneous hydrolysis and promotes its binding to the 30S ribosomal subunits. Also involved in the hydrolysis of GTP during the formation of the 70S ribosomal complex; High confidence in function and specificity) — protein MSKIRVHALAKEIGISSKELIEKLKEMNIDVKNHMSNIENDDIDRVKSLYIRKGDSMDNRKKTIDKNISKNEKTNMQHNESKKEKLYKKNNINKPYSASKSKIDSEDDYQKTKKIKTHKPNKEKKQSDENKIFTKRDLSKKAPKKRIKSHKKKEEDNNSDNSIFTIAAPITVKSFADKLNLSVAQVITKLIGLGIMASQNQEIDEDTCILLADDFNVQIEIEKPENLLIEEQLNLDFEDDEKNLKPRPPVVTVMGHVDHGKTSLLDAIKKSHIQSSEAGGITQHIGAYTVSVNNKKVTFLDTPGHEAFTAMRLRGALITDIAVLVVAADDGVMPQTVEAISHAKSAGVPIIVAINKIDKGTGNIDRVKQELLENGLMPEEWGGDTIMVGVSAKTEEGIPELLEMILLVAEMLELKANPNRNAVGTVIDAKLDKGKGPMATVLINKGTMKFGDNVVSGISSGRIRAMVDDKKRAIKKAGPSMPAVILGLSDVPNAGDPIYVVDDEKTARAIAEKNQEKLRIDKMAMGSKVSLENLFDKLKEGEMKELNIIVKGDVKGSVEALNQSLEKLSNDEVKIQIIHSGVGGINESDISLASASSAIVIGFNVRPNINALDLSKTEEVDVRTYRVIYDIINDIEAAVKGMLEPDIVEEIQGRCEVRQTFKLPGNTIVAGVYVLNGKIPRNSMVKVLRDDVVIHEGAISSLKRFKDDVKELATGFEGGLGIDNFNDIKEGDLLESYILKEVKRA, from the coding sequence ATGTCAAAAATAAGAGTACATGCATTGGCAAAGGAAATTGGAATTAGCAGTAAAGAACTAATAGAAAAACTAAAAGAAATGAACATAGATGTAAAAAATCACATGTCAAATATAGAAAATGACGATATTGATAGAGTAAAGTCTCTTTATATAAGAAAAGGAGACTCCATGGATAATAGGAAAAAAACTATCGATAAAAATATAAGCAAAAACGAAAAAACAAATATGCAGCATAATGAGTCTAAAAAAGAAAAACTTTACAAAAAAAATAACATAAATAAGCCATATAGTGCTTCGAAATCAAAAATAGACTCTGAAGATGATTATCAAAAAACTAAAAAAATTAAAACTCATAAACCGAACAAAGAAAAAAAACAAAGTGATGAAAATAAAATATTTACCAAGAGAGATTTATCAAAAAAAGCGCCTAAGAAAAGAATCAAAAGTCATAAGAAAAAAGAGGAAGATAATAATAGCGACAACTCAATATTTACAATAGCTGCTCCAATAACTGTAAAAAGCTTTGCAGATAAATTAAATCTTTCTGTTGCACAAGTAATTACAAAGTTAATTGGTTTGGGAATAATGGCAAGCCAAAATCAAGAAATAGATGAAGACACATGTATTTTATTAGCTGATGATTTCAATGTACAGATTGAAATAGAAAAACCCGAAAACTTGCTTATAGAAGAACAGCTTAATTTGGATTTTGAAGATGATGAAAAAAATTTAAAACCAAGACCGCCTGTTGTAACTGTTATGGGGCACGTTGATCATGGCAAAACGTCTCTTCTGGATGCAATAAAAAAATCACATATTCAAAGTTCCGAAGCCGGCGGAATTACACAACACATAGGTGCGTATACTGTTTCGGTTAATAATAAAAAAGTGACTTTTCTGGACACTCCGGGACATGAAGCTTTTACTGCAATGAGATTAAGAGGAGCTTTAATCACCGATATAGCTGTGCTTGTAGTAGCAGCTGATGATGGTGTGATGCCACAAACAGTTGAGGCAATATCTCACGCTAAATCAGCCGGTGTTCCGATAATTGTAGCAATAAATAAAATTGATAAAGGTACCGGAAATATAGATAGGGTAAAACAAGAGCTTCTTGAAAATGGGCTAATGCCCGAAGAATGGGGCGGAGATACTATTATGGTAGGAGTTTCTGCTAAAACAGAGGAAGGAATTCCTGAATTACTTGAAATGATTTTATTAGTAGCTGAGATGTTGGAGCTAAAGGCGAATCCAAATAGAAATGCTGTCGGTACAGTAATAGATGCTAAACTCGACAAGGGAAAAGGCCCTATGGCTACAGTTCTTATCAATAAGGGGACTATGAAATTTGGAGATAATGTTGTTTCCGGGATTTCAAGCGGCAGAATAAGAGCCATGGTTGATGATAAAAAAAGAGCTATTAAAAAAGCTGGTCCATCGATGCCGGCTGTAATCCTAGGACTATCAGATGTTCCCAATGCGGGAGATCCCATATATGTTGTCGATGATGAAAAGACCGCAAGAGCTATAGCTGAAAAAAATCAAGAAAAATTAAGAATTGATAAAATGGCTATGGGATCAAAGGTTTCTTTGGAGAACCTATTTGACAAGCTAAAAGAAGGAGAAATGAAGGAATTAAATATCATAGTAAAGGGAGATGTCAAAGGTTCTGTTGAGGCATTGAATCAATCTTTGGAAAAATTGTCCAACGACGAAGTAAAAATACAAATAATTCACAGTGGAGTCGGCGGAATTAACGAATCTGATATTTCCTTAGCATCAGCATCATCTGCAATCGTAATCGGTTTTAATGTACGACCCAATATCAACGCATTGGATTTATCTAAAACCGAAGAGGTAGATGTTAGAACCTATAGAGTTATATACGATATCATAAACGATATAGAAGCTGCTGTTAAAGGTATGCTGGAACCTGATATCGTTGAAGAAATTCAAGGAAGATGTGAAGTTAGACAAACTTTCAAACTGCCCGGCAATACTATAGTTGCAGGAGTATATGTTCTCAACGGGAAAATACCGAGGAATTCAATGGTAAAAGTATTAAGAGATGACGTGGTAATACATGAAGGAGCTATTTCGTCTTTAAAAAGATTTAAAGACGATGTTAAGGAATTGGCTACCGGATTTGAAGGTGGACTTGGAATTGACAATTTTAACGACATTAAAGAAGGAGACTTATTGGAAAGTTATATCCTAAAGGAAGTAAAAAGGGCATAG
- a CDS encoding Hypothetical protein (Family membership), whose translation MAKVRKIPMRKCLGCNESKPKKELIRVVKDKEGKIFLDITGKKNGRGAYICFNEECLKKAIKSKAFNRAFEMEINDATYEKLKESIKQE comes from the coding sequence ATGGCAAAAGTTAGAAAAATACCTATGAGAAAATGTTTAGGGTGCAATGAAAGCAAACCTAAAAAGGAACTCATCAGAGTAGTTAAAGATAAAGAAGGAAAAATTTTTTTAGATATAACCGGAAAGAAAAACGGCAGAGGTGCCTATATATGTTTTAATGAAGAATGCTTAAAAAAAGCCATAAAATCTAAAGCCTTTAATAGAGCATTTGAAATGGAGATTAATGATGCAACTTATGAAAAGTTAAAAGAATCTATAAAACAAGAATAG
- the nusA gene encoding Transcription elongation protein NusA (This entry represents the N-terminal RNA polymerase-binding domain of bacterial transcription factors such as NusA (N-utilising substance A). NusA is involved in transcriptional pausing, termination and anti-termination; High confidence in function and specificity) yields MNEELIGALEELEKSKGIPKEVVFDALESALISSYRKNFGTSQNVKVDINRMTGNINLYSLKTIVNDEDITDKNLEIPISKAKNIDPKFEVDDIYTEKLEPANFGRIAAQTAKQVVIQRIKDAEREVIYNDYANRENEIITGVVQRVSHGSVYFDLGETEAILPPAEQIKNESYKQGNRLKLLLVQVKKTTKGPQVILSRSHPNLVKRLFELEVPEIADGIVEIFSIAREAGSRTKIAVFSRNEEVDPLGACVGYKGTRVKAIVDELHDEKVDIVIYEKPIENFIANSLSPSKVEKVFINEKEKSALVIVPDYQLSLAIGKEGQNARLAAKLTNWKIDIKSNQQFENYLKDNNMTEEELEENFDKSSNFIKKENEELIENN; encoded by the coding sequence ATGAATGAAGAACTAATCGGCGCCTTAGAGGAGCTTGAAAAATCAAAAGGGATACCCAAAGAGGTGGTATTTGATGCACTTGAATCAGCTTTGATTTCAAGTTATAGAAAAAATTTCGGTACATCGCAAAACGTCAAAGTAGATATAAATAGAATGACGGGGAATATAAATTTATATTCACTAAAAACAATAGTCAACGATGAAGATATTACTGACAAAAATTTAGAAATTCCTATCTCTAAAGCAAAAAATATAGATCCTAAGTTCGAAGTTGATGATATATATACAGAAAAACTGGAACCTGCGAATTTTGGGAGAATAGCTGCTCAAACGGCAAAACAAGTGGTAATTCAAAGAATAAAAGACGCAGAGAGAGAAGTAATTTATAATGATTATGCCAATAGAGAGAATGAAATAATAACAGGAGTAGTTCAAAGAGTTTCCCATGGATCTGTTTATTTTGATTTAGGGGAAACCGAAGCAATACTTCCGCCTGCAGAACAAATAAAAAACGAATCATATAAACAAGGAAATAGGCTAAAACTTTTACTAGTTCAAGTCAAGAAAACTACAAAAGGACCACAAGTTATCCTTTCCAGATCGCATCCGAACCTTGTAAAGAGATTATTTGAACTTGAAGTACCTGAAATAGCTGATGGAATCGTCGAAATATTTTCTATAGCGCGCGAAGCCGGCTCAAGAACAAAAATAGCTGTTTTTTCAAGAAATGAAGAAGTGGATCCCTTAGGAGCGTGCGTAGGATATAAAGGAACAAGAGTTAAAGCTATTGTAGACGAACTGCATGACGAAAAAGTTGATATTGTAATATATGAGAAACCAATTGAAAATTTCATTGCAAACTCACTAAGTCCATCAAAAGTTGAAAAGGTATTTATTAATGAGAAAGAAAAATCTGCCCTTGTAATAGTACCGGATTATCAATTATCGCTCGCTATAGGTAAAGAAGGACAAAACGCAAGATTGGCAGCAAAGTTAACCAATTGGAAAATCGATATAAAATCCAATCAGCAATTTGAAAATTATCTAAAAGATAATAATATGACCGAAGAAGAATTGGAAGAAAATTTTGATAAAAGTTCAAATTTTATAAAAAAAGAAAACGAAGAATTAATAGAAAACAATTAA
- a CDS encoding hypothetical protein (High confidence in function and specificity): MNKSNLSESIRKISLKAAQELGYELVDVEIKDGTKHLLISIFIYSVNGINFDDCTSMSIKIEDDIDKLDIKKSYYIEVSSPGLDRPLKTQDDYRRNLNNEVEVKLFAPLNDNKSYIGKLIEYNKENIVLCNNEENVKIPIKSISLMKQTINFNGGIK, translated from the coding sequence ATGAACAAATCCAATTTATCGGAAAGCATTAGGAAAATTTCATTAAAGGCTGCACAGGAACTTGGTTACGAACTTGTGGATGTTGAAATAAAAGATGGGACAAAACATTTATTGATTTCTATCTTTATTTATTCTGTAAATGGTATTAATTTTGATGATTGTACATCTATGAGCATAAAAATAGAAGATGATATAGATAAATTAGATATCAAAAAGTCTTATTATATAGAAGTATCTTCGCCCGGGTTGGATCGTCCACTTAAAACCCAAGATGATTATAGAAGAAACTTAAATAATGAAGTTGAAGTGAAGTTATTTGCACCATTAAATGACAACAAGTCATATATTGGGAAACTGATTGAATACAATAAGGAAAACATAGTTTTATGCAATAACGAGGAAAATGTTAAGATACCTATTAAATCTATTTCTCTTATGAAACAAACGATTAATTTTAACGGAGGAATAAAATGA
- a CDS encoding putative FAD-dependent dehydrogenases (Uncharacterized FAD-dependent dehydrogenases [General function prediction only]; High confidence in function and specificity), producing the protein MNTYDIILIGAGASGVFASYEFTKLNTDLKILMIDKGNSIDKRICPIKAGKVESCIGCNPCNIMNGYGGAGTLSDGKYNITNNFGGELYKYVGRKEAIDLMEYVDSILCGFDGYESKLFSTGNSDLKTVALRHDLHLLEAKVRHFGTDRNIKILEKIFNYSNKKIEMKFNTTCTDINFIDSENLFEIITDKGIFKSKKLVLGSGRSGSKWISKICRKFDIKLESNQVDIGVRVELPAEIFKHITDVVYESKIVYQTKTYNDLIRTFCMNPYGQVVTENTNGIITVNGHAYSDPKLQSENTNFALLVSNKFTEPFKDSNEYGESIAKLSNMLGGGVILQRFGDLIKGRRSSNRRMNKCFTIPTLKATPGDLSLVMPKRQLDSIIEMIYALDKIAPGTANEDTLLYGVEVKFYNSKVKTDNNFETLVPGLFVVGDGGGVTHSLSQASASGIYVARYLNNMN; encoded by the coding sequence ATGAACACTTACGATATAATTTTAATTGGAGCAGGTGCAAGTGGAGTATTTGCATCTTATGAATTTACAAAACTTAATACTGATTTAAAAATATTAATGATAGATAAAGGCAATTCAATAGATAAAAGAATTTGCCCGATAAAGGCCGGGAAAGTTGAGAGTTGTATTGGCTGTAATCCTTGCAACATAATGAATGGATATGGAGGAGCGGGAACGCTTTCAGATGGAAAATATAATATAACAAATAATTTTGGTGGGGAGCTTTATAAATATGTAGGTCGAAAAGAAGCGATAGACTTAATGGAATATGTTGATAGCATTCTATGTGGATTTGATGGATATGAGTCGAAGTTATTTTCGACAGGTAATTCCGACCTTAAAACCGTAGCTCTACGCCATGATTTGCATTTATTAGAAGCAAAAGTCAGACATTTTGGTACCGATAGAAATATCAAAATTCTCGAAAAAATATTTAATTATTCCAATAAAAAAATAGAAATGAAATTTAACACCACTTGTACTGATATAAATTTTATTGATTCAGAAAATTTATTTGAAATAATCACAGATAAAGGTATTTTCAAATCTAAAAAATTGGTGCTTGGTTCCGGCAGATCCGGCTCTAAGTGGATTTCAAAAATTTGTAGAAAATTCGATATTAAACTGGAATCTAATCAAGTTGACATTGGAGTACGAGTGGAATTGCCTGCAGAAATTTTCAAACATATTACAGATGTAGTTTATGAAAGTAAGATTGTTTATCAAACAAAGACATATAACGATCTCATAAGGACGTTTTGTATGAATCCTTATGGACAAGTAGTAACTGAAAACACAAATGGAATAATAACAGTTAATGGACATGCATATTCAGATCCAAAACTGCAAAGTGAGAATACAAACTTCGCACTGTTGGTAAGTAATAAATTTACAGAACCCTTTAAAGACTCAAACGAATATGGAGAATCAATAGCAAAACTTTCAAATATGCTTGGAGGTGGAGTAATACTTCAGCGTTTTGGAGATTTAATTAAGGGAAGAAGATCAAGCAACAGAAGAATGAATAAGTGTTTTACAATTCCGACATTAAAGGCAACTCCGGGAGATTTATCCTTGGTTATGCCAAAAAGACAGTTGGATTCCATCATTGAAATGATTTATGCTCTTGATAAAATCGCTCCGGGGACAGCTAATGAAGATACTTTATTGTATGGAGTTGAGGTTAAATTTTATAATTCAAAGGTAAAAACAGATAATAACTTTGAAACGTTAGTTCCAGGACTTTTCGTTGTTGGAGATGGTGGGGGAGTCACGCATTCCCTTTCTCAAGCTTCTGCAAGTGGAATTTATGTGGCTAGGTATTTAAATAATATGAATTAG
- a CDS encoding pyrimidine operon regulatory protein/uracil phosphoribosyltransferase PyrR (Also displays a weak uracil phosphoribosyltransferase activity which is not physiologically significant.Regulates transcriptional attenuation of the pyrimidine nucleotide (pyr) operon by binding in a uridine-dependent manner to specific sites on pyr mRNA. This disrupts an antiterminator hairpin in the RNA and favors formation of a downstream transcription terminator, leading to a reduced expression of downstream gene; High confidence in function and specificity), giving the protein MKNIIMDELAINRSILRISYEIVEKNKGIKDLILVGIIRRGEDIARRISSKISELEGNIPVYSIDITNFRDDIEYRNTNIRIDIPVNNKNVILVDDVFFTGRTTRAAMDALTSSARPKTIQLATLIDRGHRELPIRPDYVGKNVPTSKDENVIVNLKEIDGIDQVYILKQEI; this is encoded by the coding sequence ATGAAGAATATAATAATGGATGAGCTTGCAATAAATCGCTCTATTCTTAGAATATCCTACGAGATTGTTGAAAAAAACAAAGGAATTAAAGATTTAATATTAGTGGGCATAATAAGAAGAGGCGAAGACATAGCTCGAAGAATCTCAAGTAAAATTTCTGAGTTAGAAGGAAACATACCCGTATATTCAATTGATATAACAAACTTTAGAGATGATATCGAATATAGAAATACAAATATCAGAATTGATATTCCCGTGAATAATAAAAATGTTATTCTTGTAGATGATGTGTTTTTCACCGGAAGAACAACACGTGCCGCTATGGATGCACTAACTTCTTCTGCCAGGCCAAAAACAATTCAACTCGCAACATTAATAGATAGAGGGCATAGAGAACTTCCAATTAGACCGGATTATGTTGGGAAAAATGTTCCTACATCAAAGGACGAGAATGTAATTGTAAATCTAAAGGAAATTGATGGAATTGATCAAGTATATATATTAAAACAAGAGATTTAG